The Pseudarthrobacter sulfonivorans genome includes a window with the following:
- a CDS encoding serine/threonine-protein kinase, whose translation MSSKRPVAPPPHIPGFTYINLLGSGGFSDVYLYEQDRPRRKVAVKVLLSDLKTEGARRRFESEANLMAQLSSHPYIVTIFEAEVTEAGHSYLAMEYCSRPSLDVRYRRQRFSVDEVLAVGIQVASAVETAHRAGIAHRDIKPANILVTDYNRPALTDFGISGTLGGDADEDAGMSIPWSPPEQFADGPVDGVMVDVWALGATLYTLLAGRSPFVMPGTDNSQRELISRITSAALPRLGRADVPESLERALSTAMAKSAASRYSSAHAFALALQRIQAELNLSVTPFEVLEEQQLEEHHPDDGFEETRVRNIASIDPERTGSAPTFPARTRPQRPGTGATPSGFPAGGFALAAAAPAGPRPQVPGNLFAGQDGQLDDGGTQAGSNSAGEWAHATMLRGSAPAAEYGSAPDATVQRPGPLPAQAGQQTGLPGHRAGRADPEIDATISRPAPVAETAPEAAPDHGRRNVWLAAAGGTLLVLAIIVGIVLASSAPAPKVEETGQVSKPPADALDNGTVPDVADLAGTVDAAGKATFTWTNPQPKSGDAYKWRVYALGNNGEYQSTAEPTAQVALNPTEPTCVQVMIVRSDGAFSPLEEDSIACIRK comes from the coding sequence TTGAGTTCCAAACGGCCGGTTGCGCCGCCGCCCCACATTCCGGGGTTTACGTACATCAACCTGCTCGGCTCCGGCGGGTTCTCGGACGTATATCTCTACGAACAGGACCGGCCGCGCCGGAAAGTGGCGGTCAAGGTCCTTTTGTCGGATCTGAAGACCGAGGGTGCCCGGCGCAGGTTCGAGTCCGAGGCCAACCTGATGGCCCAGCTCTCCTCCCACCCGTACATTGTGACCATCTTCGAGGCCGAGGTGACCGAGGCCGGTCACTCCTACCTGGCCATGGAGTACTGCTCCAGGCCCAGCCTGGACGTCCGGTACCGCCGTCAGCGCTTCAGCGTTGATGAGGTGCTGGCCGTCGGCATCCAAGTGGCCTCGGCCGTCGAGACCGCCCACCGGGCCGGCATCGCCCACCGGGACATCAAGCCCGCCAACATCCTGGTGACGGACTACAACCGGCCGGCCCTGACGGACTTCGGAATCTCGGGCACCCTGGGCGGCGACGCCGACGAGGACGCCGGGATGTCCATTCCGTGGTCGCCGCCGGAACAGTTCGCGGACGGCCCCGTGGACGGCGTGATGGTGGATGTCTGGGCGCTGGGCGCCACGCTGTACACACTGCTGGCCGGCAGGTCGCCGTTCGTGATGCCCGGGACCGATAATTCCCAGCGCGAACTGATCTCGCGGATCACCAGCGCGGCACTGCCGCGCCTGGGCCGGGCCGACGTTCCGGAGTCACTGGAGCGGGCGCTGTCGACGGCCATGGCCAAATCCGCGGCGTCCCGGTACTCCTCAGCCCACGCGTTTGCCCTCGCCCTGCAGCGGATCCAGGCCGAACTGAACCTTTCGGTCACGCCCTTCGAGGTACTCGAAGAGCAGCAGCTGGAAGAGCACCACCCGGATGACGGCTTCGAGGAAACCCGCGTCCGCAATATCGCGTCCATCGACCCGGAGCGGACCGGCAGCGCCCCTACTTTCCCGGCACGCACCCGGCCGCAACGCCCCGGAACCGGTGCGACGCCGTCGGGTTTTCCGGCTGGCGGCTTCGCCCTTGCGGCTGCGGCCCCGGCAGGACCCCGGCCCCAGGTTCCGGGCAACCTGTTTGCCGGCCAGGACGGCCAACTGGACGACGGCGGCACGCAGGCTGGCAGCAACTCCGCAGGCGAGTGGGCCCATGCCACGATGCTCCGCGGCAGTGCACCGGCCGCCGAGTACGGTTCCGCGCCGGACGCAACCGTCCAGCGTCCCGGGCCCCTTCCCGCCCAGGCCGGCCAGCAAACCGGCCTGCCCGGCCACCGGGCGGGGCGGGCCGATCCGGAGATCGACGCGACGATCAGCCGGCCGGCCCCGGTCGCCGAAACCGCCCCCGAGGCGGCGCCCGACCACGGCAGGCGCAACGTGTGGCTCGCCGCCGCGGGCGGAACGCTGCTGGTCCTCGCCATCATTGTCGGAATCGTGCTGGCGTCATCAGCCCCGGCGCCGAAGGTCGAAGAGACCGGCCAGGTCAGCAAACCGCCGGCGGATGCCCTGGACAACGGGACAGTTCCCGACGTCGCGGATCTGGCGGGGACTGTGGACGCCGCCGGCAAGGCGACGTTCACGTGGACCAATCCGCAGCCAAAGTCGGGCGACGCGTATAAGTGGCGGGTCTACGCGTTGGGCAACAACGGCGAATACCAGTCCACTGCCGAGCCAACCGCCCAGGTTGCGTTGAATCCGACGGAACCCACGTGTGTCCAGGTGATGATCGTCAGGAGCGACGGCGCGTTCTCACCTTTGGAAGAAGACTCGATCGCC
- a CDS encoding AAA family ATPase, which produces MTMTTEQAEWFAGTFDKLVANVGQAVLGKDHVIRLTFTAMLAEGHVLFEDAPGTGKTMLARAMAATVQGSNNRIQFTPDLLPSDVTGVTIYDQKTQKFEFHKGPIFNNIVLADEINRASPKTQSALLEVMEESRVTVDGVTYEAGRPFMVMATQNPIEQAGTYRLPEAQLDRFLIKTSIGYPDHASTVQLLGGSNLKDRSKEISAVITTQAVADMADLAATVHVDTAVLEYISRLCEETRNAPETRLGVSVRGAIAMVRAAKVWAAGQGRNFVLPDDIKELAAVVWTHRFVMDPEAEFSGATPEAVLARVLSDIAAPQQRAAV; this is translated from the coding sequence ATGACCATGACCACCGAGCAGGCCGAATGGTTTGCAGGCACTTTCGACAAGCTCGTTGCAAACGTGGGACAGGCGGTGCTCGGCAAGGACCACGTCATCCGGCTCACCTTCACCGCAATGCTGGCTGAGGGCCATGTGCTGTTCGAGGACGCCCCCGGCACCGGCAAGACCATGCTGGCCCGGGCGATGGCCGCCACCGTCCAGGGGTCCAACAACCGCATCCAGTTCACCCCCGACCTCCTGCCCTCGGACGTCACGGGTGTGACCATCTACGACCAGAAGACGCAGAAGTTCGAGTTCCACAAGGGACCGATCTTCAACAACATCGTGCTGGCCGATGAGATCAACCGCGCTTCGCCGAAGACCCAGTCGGCACTGCTGGAGGTCATGGAGGAATCCCGGGTCACCGTGGATGGCGTGACCTACGAGGCAGGCCGGCCGTTTATGGTGATGGCCACGCAGAACCCGATCGAGCAGGCCGGTACGTACCGCCTGCCGGAGGCGCAGCTGGACCGCTTCCTGATCAAGACCTCCATCGGCTATCCGGACCACGCCTCCACGGTCCAGCTGCTCGGCGGCTCGAACCTGAAAGACCGCTCCAAGGAGATCTCCGCAGTTATCACCACGCAGGCCGTGGCGGACATGGCTGACCTCGCTGCCACCGTGCACGTGGACACGGCGGTCCTCGAATACATTTCCCGGCTCTGCGAAGAGACCCGCAACGCACCCGAGACCCGTCTCGGCGTTTCCGTGCGAGGCGCCATCGCCATGGTCCGCGCCGCAAAAGTCTGGGCCGCGGGGCAGGGACGCAACTTCGTCCTGCCGGACGACATCAAGGAACTGGCCGCCGTGGTGTGGACGCACCGGTTCGTGATGGATCCGGAGGCCGAGTTCTCCGGCGCCACCCCCGAGGCCGTCCTGGCCCGGGTGCTATCCGACATCGCGGCACCGCAGCAGCGCGCCGCCGTCTGA
- a CDS encoding PP2C family protein-serine/threonine phosphatase, whose product MNSQPASDPADADHGTGLSLSYGYGTDRGLRRELNEDSFIASDPVFAVADGMGGHEAGEIASGMCVRALAAMPQLATGERSVTAAVLQQYLLRADSSIREVTGARAGTTLTGAVVVEQMGMPYWLVMNIGDSRTYRLSQGHFEQVSVDHSEVQELVDAGEITPEQATVHPRRHVVTRALGTGDEIEADYWLLPVEEGDRIMVCSDGLNGELTDEHISRILSTVGHPQDAVDALIQAALRNGGRDNVTVIVVDARNVMNDGGIATTAPRPAADAAEEVTLPRGQIVDASRPAGQDDESGER is encoded by the coding sequence ATGAACTCACAGCCCGCCAGCGACCCAGCTGACGCAGACCACGGAACCGGCCTCAGCCTGAGTTACGGCTACGGAACGGACCGCGGGCTGCGCAGGGAATTGAACGAGGATTCCTTCATCGCCTCCGACCCCGTCTTCGCCGTGGCCGACGGCATGGGCGGACACGAAGCCGGCGAGATTGCCAGCGGTATGTGCGTCCGCGCCCTCGCTGCCATGCCACAGCTGGCCACCGGGGAGCGCAGCGTCACGGCGGCAGTGCTCCAGCAATACCTGCTCCGCGCCGACAGTTCTATCCGGGAGGTGACCGGTGCCCGCGCCGGGACCACGCTCACCGGTGCCGTGGTGGTGGAACAGATGGGCATGCCGTACTGGCTGGTCATGAACATCGGCGATTCCCGCACGTACCGGCTGAGCCAAGGACACTTTGAACAGGTCAGCGTGGACCACTCGGAGGTCCAGGAACTCGTGGATGCCGGTGAAATCACGCCCGAGCAGGCCACCGTCCATCCCCGCCGCCACGTGGTCACCAGGGCGCTGGGCACTGGGGACGAGATCGAAGCTGACTACTGGCTCCTGCCCGTTGAGGAGGGCGACCGGATCATGGTCTGCTCCGACGGACTTAATGGCGAACTCACGGACGAGCACATCTCCCGGATCCTGAGCACCGTGGGCCACCCGCAGGACGCGGTGGATGCCCTGATCCAGGCTGCGCTCCGCAATGGTGGCAGGGACAACGTCACCGTCATTGTGGTGGACGCCAGGAACGTCATGAACGACGGCGGCATCGCCACTACTGCGCCGCGCCCCGCCGCTGATGCTGCGGAGGAGGTCACACTGCCCCGGGGACAGATTGTTGACGCCAGCCGGCCGGCCGGCCAGGACGACGAAAGCGGGGAACGCTGA
- a CDS encoding RDD family protein: MMNEAERCQQCQQLIRGGATFCPACGAPLPNRAARSGRNVDHAQRAMMERAAAHASQNPGTIPVEQTAPGGGTGMAANLELVPATAGKRLGAAVLDWLAPVAVLVVTFAIGFAGITRTQSGGFIIYDTGSLVLFGSIGLGLTLVYLAVLVGMEGRSGKTLGNHVMGIRSADKDGYAPGAGGVFLRGLITGAGIVLALLAAVAIVSFKWFDVAVFILGPLLLVGAVWAVLVVVSNTWDRNGGLRGWHDTVAKTLVFDVKDGRNPITSGGIQGPYSFAPLDLPPVQQVASPVAGAAKPPQVVSAQQPPVQQPVQPYAPQPYTSQPAAAPPPFAPQPDAPPSSTPFQPHVPYAAPAVPAPGAQFHPDDDLDRTQMRGGAAYAAAVAVLRIKLDDGRDFQLDRNVLLGRNPLGQAGEQQAQLLAVSDPGRSISKTHLHLLTDGAGIWVTDRNSTNGSAVTTPDGRRTPLQPGVPAFVSPGSTVHFGDRSFHLGQA, from the coding sequence ATGATGAACGAGGCCGAGCGCTGCCAGCAGTGCCAGCAACTGATCCGGGGCGGCGCCACGTTCTGTCCGGCGTGCGGTGCTCCGCTGCCCAACAGGGCGGCACGCAGCGGACGCAACGTGGACCATGCACAGCGGGCCATGATGGAGCGTGCGGCGGCGCACGCCAGCCAGAATCCCGGTACTATCCCGGTAGAACAAACGGCTCCAGGGGGAGGAACGGGAATGGCAGCCAATCTTGAGCTTGTTCCGGCCACGGCGGGGAAACGGCTCGGCGCAGCAGTGCTCGACTGGCTGGCCCCCGTCGCGGTCCTGGTGGTGACTTTCGCCATCGGATTCGCGGGAATCACCCGCACCCAAAGCGGCGGCTTCATCATCTATGACACCGGTTCGCTGGTGCTGTTCGGCAGCATCGGCCTGGGACTGACGCTGGTCTATCTGGCGGTCCTGGTGGGCATGGAAGGCCGGTCCGGGAAGACCCTCGGCAACCACGTCATGGGCATCCGCAGCGCTGACAAGGATGGTTACGCCCCCGGCGCCGGGGGAGTGTTCCTGCGCGGCCTCATCACCGGCGCGGGCATCGTCCTGGCGCTCCTGGCCGCCGTGGCCATCGTCAGTTTCAAATGGTTCGATGTGGCTGTCTTTATCCTCGGACCGCTGCTCTTGGTCGGCGCGGTGTGGGCCGTGCTGGTGGTGGTTTCCAACACCTGGGACCGCAACGGCGGGCTCCGCGGCTGGCATGACACCGTGGCCAAAACGCTGGTGTTCGACGTCAAGGACGGCCGGAACCCCATCACGTCCGGCGGCATCCAGGGCCCGTACAGTTTCGCGCCCCTGGACCTCCCGCCTGTCCAGCAGGTCGCGTCGCCTGTGGCGGGGGCCGCAAAGCCGCCCCAGGTTGTGTCCGCCCAGCAGCCGCCGGTCCAACAACCCGTGCAGCCGTACGCCCCGCAGCCGTACACGTCTCAACCGGCAGCCGCGCCGCCGCCGTTCGCACCCCAGCCGGACGCGCCGCCGTCGTCCACTCCTTTCCAGCCGCATGTCCCGTACGCGGCCCCTGCCGTTCCCGCGCCGGGCGCCCAGTTCCATCCAGATGACGACCTCGACCGCACACAGATGCGCGGCGGGGCAGCGTATGCAGCGGCCGTCGCCGTACTGCGGATAAAGCTCGACGACGGCCGGGACTTCCAGCTCGACCGCAACGTCCTGTTGGGCAGGAACCCCCTTGGCCAGGCGGGGGAGCAGCAGGCCCAGCTCCTGGCGGTCAGTGATCCCGGCCGCTCGATCTCCAAGACGCACCTCCACCTGCTGACCGACGGTGCCGGCATTTGGGTGACGGACCGGAACTCCACCAACGGCAGCGCCGTCACTACACCGGACGGACGGCGCACCCCACTGCAGCCGGGCGTGCCCGCTTTTGTCAGCCCGGGATCCACTGTCCACTTTGGTGACCGTTCCTTCCACCTAGGACAAGCATGA
- a CDS encoding FHA domain-containing protein, with amino-acid sequence MATATYTAGTWLGVVRANTVVLLGPGTPPALVQSLWELLEDAPEVHEVLHAVTSSFGVSLAKIPSFGIVDSGDALRIFLRGNLDLTVQLPGGPVELNGRDVTTWTERRLDTPEWYRLTVAGNGQPGDGQAGNVLPLSEGVVLLESLTVSLTGIPVDEVAAPAATPAEVEAPTAVGGVVLVADAEPVTETVAEPDSEPAPETAPEGAAESGREAVREYDREVSAETVMGLMDDDANFAAGATEPEPDMEPAPERTAHPDQVPAHEMTGSYDHLWERTVVRSIEDAAVRDEPEEDHAVPAAHVGASPAPVDAAEANAPGQPEAAASLAPAHPAHEPARPPATPPAAAAAARTIGGLIDSVPWRTGGSTPAAQAAPSSNLPALILPPSNLSPLNQPLLNQPPADVRAEVHAGQPAADPDAFDGDHDGHTIMKSDLAGMAAHPAPVPEPDSAAGPLVLARVCDRGHANPPTQAQCAACGSPLPADAVQVARPRLGRMRVSTGALVDLDQSLVIGRQPSVSRVQGGVMPRLVQVASPSGDISRSHVEVRLEGWHVMLCDLKATNGTVLVREGQPPRRLAQNEMAILLDGDIAELGDDVSLRFEEIL; translated from the coding sequence ATGGCCACCGCAACATACACCGCGGGCACGTGGCTGGGCGTTGTCCGAGCCAACACGGTGGTCCTCCTAGGACCCGGCACCCCGCCCGCCCTGGTCCAGTCCCTGTGGGAACTGCTGGAGGATGCCCCGGAAGTCCACGAGGTGCTCCACGCCGTCACCAGCAGCTTCGGCGTTTCCCTGGCAAAGATACCGTCGTTCGGGATAGTGGATTCCGGTGACGCGCTCCGGATCTTCCTCCGCGGCAACCTGGACCTGACCGTGCAGCTGCCCGGCGGCCCCGTGGAGCTGAACGGGCGGGATGTTACCACCTGGACGGAGCGCCGCCTGGACACCCCCGAGTGGTACCGCCTCACCGTGGCCGGAAACGGCCAGCCCGGAGACGGCCAGGCCGGGAACGTGTTGCCGCTCAGCGAAGGCGTGGTCCTGCTGGAGTCGCTGACAGTGTCGCTCACCGGAATTCCCGTGGACGAGGTGGCGGCTCCGGCTGCCACGCCCGCTGAGGTCGAGGCACCCACCGCTGTCGGCGGCGTCGTCCTCGTAGCGGACGCTGAACCGGTCACTGAAACGGTAGCGGAGCCTGACTCCGAACCGGCGCCGGAAACTGCACCTGAGGGGGCGGCTGAATCAGGGCGGGAGGCGGTGAGGGAATATGACCGGGAGGTCTCCGCCGAAACGGTGATGGGGCTCATGGATGATGACGCCAACTTTGCAGCCGGAGCAACGGAGCCCGAGCCGGACATGGAGCCCGCCCCGGAACGCACCGCCCATCCTGACCAGGTCCCGGCCCACGAAATGACCGGCAGCTACGACCACCTCTGGGAACGGACTGTTGTCCGCAGCATCGAGGACGCAGCAGTCCGGGACGAACCAGAGGAAGATCACGCCGTCCCCGCGGCACATGTTGGCGCGTCTCCGGCACCGGTCGATGCGGCAGAGGCGAACGCTCCAGGACAGCCGGAGGCAGCGGCCAGCCTGGCTCCTGCACACCCCGCCCACGAACCCGCACGTCCACCTGCCACACCGCCTGCGGCCGCAGCGGCCGCCCGGACGATCGGCGGGCTCATCGACTCGGTCCCGTGGCGGACCGGCGGGAGCACACCTGCTGCCCAGGCCGCGCCGTCGTCCAATCTGCCGGCGTTGATTCTGCCGCCGTCGAACCTGTCCCCGTTGAATCAGCCCCTGTTGAATCAGCCCCCGGCGGACGTCCGGGCAGAAGTGCACGCAGGGCAGCCGGCAGCAGACCCGGACGCCTTCGACGGCGACCACGACGGCCACACGATCATGAAGAGCGACCTCGCCGGAATGGCCGCGCATCCCGCCCCGGTTCCGGAGCCGGATTCGGCCGCAGGCCCCCTGGTGCTGGCCCGGGTCTGCGATCGGGGACACGCCAATCCGCCCACCCAGGCGCAGTGCGCTGCCTGCGGCTCGCCGCTGCCCGCCGATGCCGTTCAGGTGGCCCGGCCACGGCTGGGCCGGATGCGGGTCTCGACGGGTGCACTGGTTGACCTTGACCAGTCGCTGGTCATCGGGCGTCAGCCGTCCGTTTCCCGGGTCCAGGGCGGTGTGATGCCGCGGCTGGTCCAGGTGGCCAGCCCCAGCGGCGACATCTCGCGCTCCCACGTGGAAGTACGGCTCGAAGGCTGGCACGTGATGCTCTGCGACCTGAAGGCCACCAACGGCACGGTCCTGGTCCGCGAGGGCCAGCCGCCCCGCCGCCTGGCCCAGAACGAGATGGCCATCCTGCTCGACGGCGACATCGCCGAATTGGGTGACGACGTCTCACTGCGTTTTGAGGAGATTCTTTGA
- a CDS encoding DUF58 domain-containing protein, giving the protein MSSSTPLTRLAERLRQPFRRDGRPTRLHPSSVWAEATSTAALALTPAWEKVRGLWLRYVWPVLSVVSVLGWSVLAASILLWTAGQAFGWQEAKAAAIAAFVLFLIAIGFILGRSSYGVILDLARTRVAVGDSAVGSIAVSNTSARPLLPAALELPVGNATAVFHLPRMKPAQVHEDLFTIPTARRAVIVVGPVRSVRADPLHLLRRQVLWTEPEELFVHPKTVALAGSAAGFIRDLEGMPTTDLSSADVSFHALRDYVPGDDRRHIHWKTTARTNKLMVRQFEETRRAHLAISLSINTDEYASEQEFEMAISAAASIGRQAIREQRELNVLTQKGPLRCETGRNMLDDMTRIAGAPMRRTAVDLARTLADTVPNASVVFFVVGSNVTPSQLRSAAASVPLGVRSLAVRLQIGAAPGRANIADLTVLTLGDLADLAIVLRKAAA; this is encoded by the coding sequence ATGTCCAGCAGCACTCCGTTGACCCGGCTTGCTGAACGTCTCCGGCAACCCTTCCGCCGGGACGGCAGACCCACCAGGCTGCATCCCTCGTCCGTCTGGGCCGAAGCCACCAGCACCGCCGCCCTCGCCCTCACCCCGGCGTGGGAGAAGGTCCGTGGCCTGTGGCTGCGCTACGTGTGGCCTGTCCTTTCGGTGGTCAGTGTCCTGGGCTGGTCCGTCCTGGCGGCCTCCATCCTGCTGTGGACTGCCGGTCAGGCCTTCGGCTGGCAGGAGGCCAAGGCGGCGGCCATCGCGGCGTTTGTCCTTTTCCTGATCGCCATCGGGTTCATCCTGGGCCGGTCATCCTACGGCGTGATCCTGGACCTCGCCCGGACCCGTGTGGCCGTCGGGGACAGTGCGGTAGGAAGCATCGCCGTCTCCAACACCTCGGCCAGGCCCCTGTTGCCCGCCGCCCTGGAACTGCCGGTGGGCAACGCGACCGCCGTCTTCCACCTGCCCAGGATGAAGCCCGCGCAAGTGCACGAGGACCTGTTCACCATCCCAACCGCCCGCCGCGCCGTCATCGTGGTGGGACCTGTCCGCTCCGTCCGGGCCGACCCCCTGCACCTCCTTCGCCGGCAGGTGCTGTGGACGGAACCGGAGGAACTGTTCGTGCACCCGAAGACAGTGGCCCTGGCCGGTTCCGCGGCGGGATTCATCCGCGACCTCGAGGGCATGCCCACCACCGACCTGTCCAGTGCGGACGTGTCCTTCCATGCCCTGCGGGACTACGTCCCGGGTGATGACCGGCGGCACATCCACTGGAAGACCACCGCGCGGACCAACAAGCTGATGGTGCGCCAGTTCGAGGAGACCCGGCGCGCCCACCTGGCCATCTCACTGTCGATCAACACGGACGAGTACGCCTCAGAGCAGGAATTCGAAATGGCCATCTCAGCGGCCGCCTCGATCGGCCGGCAGGCCATCCGCGAGCAGCGCGAGCTGAACGTCCTGACGCAAAAGGGGCCGCTGCGCTGTGAAACCGGGCGGAACATGCTGGATGACATGACACGGATCGCCGGGGCACCCATGCGCCGGACCGCCGTCGACCTCGCCCGGACACTGGCCGACACCGTCCCCAACGCGTCGGTGGTCTTTTTTGTGGTGGGCAGCAACGTGACACCCTCCCAGCTCCGATCGGCCGCGGCCTCCGTGCCGCTCGGCGTCAGGAGCCTGGCCGTGCGCCTCCAAATCGGGGCTGCACCGGGCCGCGCCAACATCGCAGACCTGACAGTGCTGACCCTCGGCGACCTCGCTGACCTCGCCATCGTCCTCAGAAAGGCGGCCGCATGA
- a CDS encoding transglutaminase domain-containing protein, translating into MSSVPGLRPRPQQRQYESSFADGQPVWHFVLDAGALTVLLGLGLLGFSLSFGGDPYYLVSGFGGILLGLGIAAANAHLRLGLLITTALALGAYLVFGTLLAVPDAAIAGFVPSLDSLRTLLLGVVFAWKDMLTVGVPVGSAGGVLIVPFLSSLLTALVAGILTWRLKTPYWPLLPVLVLFVTGIAFSTNAAFLTVERGIGLTVIAIAWATFRRDALRRSDTRKVSVNRPQTDAATAQRAKLRRLCTAAAVIAASVAITAVAAPLVTAGGDRKVLRNVVVPPFDPKDYVTPLASFRTFVKDKKDDTLFVVKGLPRDGRVRLGALDAFNGTNYNMDPNGSGSFSKVGDTESINTLADTSGIVPSNDYSIDITIEDYQGYFVPGGRKTTGLSFDQGASAAASGLYFNAGTDTAVTTQGLSKGDSYSVQVSDPVKLEHGQLTQYDFAKITLPDAVEVPPVVGSQANDLSADAPTAIDRVRQIEAHFQKTGAFSNGLVADGQLPSVSGHSSSRIRNLLTAKQMLGDDEQYAVSMSLMLRHLGIPSRVVMGFYPEPTSPENGAGEVEVTGKDVHAWVEVAFDRVGWVSFDPTPPKDNVPIPPDPENKSKPKPQVLQPPPPPQEPADLPPDSSPDALDADEKKNNPWLFWGALLGALGIALIPLSILALPLLLIALLKSRRRKARLTEGHPAQRVGGGWNEVVSLATDLGAGIDTRATRRESAVVLADSFPATGQTTTMLAHRADASIFGAGQPSEEEVREYWTIVDGSLKEMTGTLGFWRRQQARFSPRSLLADGRNALKLRGTRLGLSPLVRPSGQGSPGWGSATGRVGTGADAAGTPNPAAQGSEPRTTAGASEPDESTVMRNPGRKNPTDS; encoded by the coding sequence ATGAGCTCCGTACCGGGCCTCCGGCCACGCCCGCAGCAGCGGCAGTACGAATCATCCTTCGCCGACGGCCAGCCGGTCTGGCACTTTGTGCTCGACGCCGGCGCCCTCACCGTCCTGCTGGGGTTGGGCCTGCTGGGCTTCAGCCTCAGCTTCGGCGGAGACCCCTACTATCTGGTGTCGGGCTTCGGCGGCATCCTCCTGGGCCTCGGCATCGCCGCCGCCAACGCGCACCTGCGCCTGGGTTTGCTGATCACCACCGCCCTCGCGCTGGGCGCGTACCTGGTGTTCGGCACGCTCCTCGCAGTCCCGGATGCGGCAATTGCCGGTTTTGTGCCCAGCCTTGACTCCTTGCGGACCTTGCTCCTGGGTGTCGTGTTCGCCTGGAAGGACATGCTCACGGTGGGCGTTCCGGTAGGGTCTGCCGGCGGCGTCCTGATCGTCCCGTTCCTGAGTTCGCTGCTCACCGCCTTGGTTGCCGGCATCCTCACGTGGCGGCTGAAAACCCCGTACTGGCCACTGCTTCCCGTGCTGGTGCTTTTCGTCACGGGCATCGCCTTCAGTACCAACGCTGCCTTCCTCACCGTGGAGCGCGGCATCGGGCTCACCGTCATAGCGATTGCCTGGGCCACTTTCCGTCGCGACGCGCTGCGGCGCAGCGACACCCGAAAAGTCTCAGTCAACCGTCCGCAGACCGACGCTGCCACAGCCCAGCGGGCCAAACTCCGCCGGCTCTGCACCGCAGCCGCCGTGATCGCCGCAAGCGTCGCCATCACCGCGGTGGCGGCACCCCTGGTCACCGCCGGCGGTGACCGCAAGGTCCTGCGCAACGTGGTGGTCCCGCCGTTCGATCCCAAGGACTACGTCACGCCCCTGGCAAGCTTCCGGACGTTCGTCAAGGACAAGAAAGACGACACCCTGTTCGTGGTCAAAGGACTGCCCCGGGACGGCCGTGTCCGGCTGGGGGCTTTGGATGCCTTCAACGGCACCAACTACAACATGGATCCCAACGGCTCCGGCAGCTTCAGCAAGGTGGGCGACACCGAGTCCATCAACACCCTGGCCGACACCTCGGGCATCGTCCCCTCGAATGACTACTCCATCGACATCACCATCGAGGATTACCAGGGCTACTTTGTCCCGGGAGGCCGGAAGACCACCGGCCTGAGCTTTGACCAGGGCGCCTCCGCCGCGGCGTCGGGCCTGTACTTCAACGCGGGCACAGACACGGCCGTGACCACGCAGGGCCTGTCCAAGGGCGATTCCTACAGCGTCCAGGTGTCCGATCCCGTGAAGCTCGAACACGGTCAGTTGACGCAGTACGACTTCGCGAAGATTACGCTGCCGGACGCCGTCGAGGTCCCGCCGGTGGTGGGGTCACAGGCCAACGACCTCTCGGCCGATGCGCCCACCGCGATCGACCGGGTCCGCCAGATCGAGGCGCATTTCCAAAAGACGGGCGCCTTCAGCAACGGCCTGGTGGCTGACGGCCAGCTGCCCAGCGTTTCCGGCCACAGCTCGTCGCGGATCAGGAACCTGCTGACCGCCAAGCAGATGCTCGGCGACGACGAGCAGTATGCCGTGTCCATGTCGCTGATGCTCCGCCACCTGGGCATCCCGTCACGCGTGGTCATGGGCTTCTACCCCGAGCCGACCAGCCCCGAGAACGGCGCCGGCGAGGTAGAGGTCACGGGCAAGGACGTCCACGCCTGGGTTGAGGTGGCCTTCGACCGGGTGGGCTGGGTCAGCTTCGACCCCACACCGCCCAAGGACAACGTCCCCATCCCGCCGGACCCCGAAAACAAGTCCAAACCCAAGCCCCAGGTGCTGCAGCCGCCGCCCCCGCCGCAGGAACCGGCCGATCTGCCGCCGGATTCCTCGCCGGACGCCCTGGACGCCGACGAGAAGAAAAACAATCCGTGGCTCTTCTGGGGTGCCCTGCTCGGGGCCCTGGGCATTGCCCTGATCCCGCTGTCCATCCTTGCCCTGCCGCTGCTGCTGATCGCGCTCCTTAAATCACGACGCCGGAAGGCCCGCCTCACGGAGGGGCACCCGGCCCAGCGTGTGGGCGGCGGTTGGAACGAGGTGGTGAGCCTCGCCACGGATTTGGGCGCCGGCATCGACACCCGTGCAACCCGTCGCGAAAGCGCAGTGGTGCTTGCTGACTCGTTCCCGGCCACCGGGCAGACCACCACCATGCTGGCGCACCGTGCGGATGCCTCCATCTTCGGCGCCGGCCAGCCCAGCGAGGAGGAGGTCCGGGAATACTGGACCATCGTGGACGGCTCGCTGAAGGAGATGACCGGGACGTTGGGGTTCTGGCGCCGCCAGCAGGCCCGCTTCTCGCCCCGGTCGCTGCTGGCTGATGGCCGCAACGCCCTTAAGCTGCGCGGTACCAGGCTCGGGCTGAGCCCGCTGGTGCGTCCGTCCGGCCAGGGTTCCCCCGGATGGGGGTCCGCCACCGGTAGGGTGGGGACGGGCGCGGACGCTGCCGGAACCCCGAATCCGGCAGCACAGGGAAGCGAACCCCGGACGACGGCGGGGGCTTCCGAGCCTGATGAGTCCACCGTTATGCGGAACCCTGGCAGGAAGAACCCCACTGACTCATGA